From Chloroflexaceae bacterium:
TTGTCATCGGGAAGCAACGTACGGCAATCTAAAATCCAAAATCCACAATCCGAAATCACATCACCTCCCGCCATCCTTCCGGGTATATTCGCAGATCACCGCCGGCTGGCCGAGCACAAAGACCCGGTGGCGCGGGCCAGGGCGCAGGGAACGGGCCGCGCCGCTACGTGCCTGTTCCAGTAGTTGCGCATCGCCTGCCAGGACCACCAGGCGCCCGCCCGGCCGCAGGACGCGCGCGATCTCGGCCAGCACCTCCCGGTACAGATCGGGCAACTCGGCCTGGTCGCCGATCTGCTTGCCGAAGGGCAGGTTGACCGCCACCTTGTCCACGCTCTGATCCTCCAGCGGCAGGCGCCGGGCGTCCCAGCGGCTGGTGACGACCTGGCCCCCGACGCCGCGCAGGTTGGCGCGCATCGCGCTGACCGCCTCGTCGCTGATGTCACCCCCGTGCAAGGCAGCGAAGGGACCGGCGGCGGCCCGCTCGACCAGCAGCGTGCCCGCGCCGGCCATGGGGTCGAGGAACACATCGTCGGGCGTCGGGTGGGTCAGAGCAACCATGGCCGCGGCCAGGGCCGGGCGCAGGGAGGCAGGCAGGTGGCGGAGCTTGCCCCGCTGGCGCATCGAGACATCGGAGAGCCGCAGGGCGCAGAGCAGTTCCTGATCCACCAGGGTGGCCCAGACTTCCAGGTCCTCGCCTTCGTCAACCAGGCGCCAGGGGCCGGGCCAGCCATCGCGCACGGCGTCGGCCACGGCGCGGCTCACGTCGCGGCGCAGGTACTGCTGGTGCCCAACGGTGCGGGCGATGACCCGAAAGGCGCCGCCACCCTTGTGAGCCCTGCTCACCCGCCGCCAGATATTGAGGGCCGGGGCGACGCTCTCGGAGGAGCGCACCGCGGCGTAAATCTGCCGCAGCCCGCGTTCATCGGCGGCCACGCGGAAGGCCCGCGCCGCCACCACGAAGACATCTTCGACGGTACGAAGACTGAGCAGAGATTTCGGCCCGCCCTGGTAATCGAGCAACACGATGTCGTCGCGTCCCGGCACCGCTTTGATGCCCGCCAGTCGTGGCGGGGCCGGCGCGGACCCGCCGGACAACGTCTGTTCGGCCTCCTGCCAGGCGAGCGTGCCAAGACCGGGTACAGTTTGCAGAGCGTAGAGCATGGCTCAGGGCCATTTCAGCTCGTCACGTAGGCAAGCAGCACGTGGTAGAGATCAACCAGACTGGCGATGCTCACCCACTCTTCGTCGGAATGGAGGCCCGCGCCGACCGGCCCGACACAGACGGCGGGAATACCGGCGCCGGTGTAGTAGCGCGCGTCGGTGGCGTAG
This genomic window contains:
- a CDS encoding methyltransferase domain-containing protein, with amino-acid sequence MLYALQTVPGLGTLAWQEAEQTLSGGSAPAPPRLAGIKAVPGRDDIVLLDYQGGPKSLLSLRTVEDVFVVAARAFRVAADERGLRQIYAAVRSSESVAPALNIWRRVSRAHKGGGAFRVIARTVGHQQYLRRDVSRAVADAVRDGWPGPWRLVDEGEDLEVWATLVDQELLCALRLSDVSMRQRGKLRHLPASLRPALAAAMVALTHPTPDDVFLDPMAGAGTLLVERAAAGPFAALHGGDISDEAVSAMRANLRGVGGQVVTSRWDARRLPLEDQSVDKVAVNLPFGKQIGDQAELPDLYREVLAEIARVLRPGGRLVVLAGDAQLLEQARSGAARSLRPGPRHRVFVLGQPAVICEYTRKDGGR